The following are encoded together in the Streptomyces sp. NBC_00341 genome:
- a CDS encoding M20/M25/M40 family metallo-hydrolase gives MKILSRMRHTAAVLGLCAALVAVPAAASAEPTAPKTPRIPLVSTEQVMPHLRALQSIADRTGGNRAHGTKGFQESLAYVKGVLDKAGFRTSLRPFTHNGVLGHNLIADLPGGDPDHVVLVGAHLDSVEAGPGMNDNGSGSAAVLATAVAMSRAGVAPKRHLRFAWWGAEEQGLIGSKDYVHKLSAAGRKKIDVYLNFDMTGSKNVQQWLVVHDDPRATDAFEAYFAAKSLPTFDIGIGGSDHESFGDAGIPVSGFTTGVGNCLHDACDRIDNVDPGTETVSTNAVLGVTWQLATH, from the coding sequence ATGAAGATACTCAGCCGCATGCGGCACACGGCCGCGGTACTCGGTCTGTGTGCGGCACTGGTCGCCGTCCCCGCCGCCGCGTCGGCCGAACCCACCGCTCCGAAGACGCCACGGATACCCCTCGTCTCCACGGAGCAGGTCATGCCGCACCTGCGGGCGCTGCAGTCAATCGCGGACCGCACCGGAGGCAACCGCGCCCACGGCACCAAGGGCTTCCAGGAGTCGCTGGCGTATGTGAAGGGCGTACTGGACAAGGCGGGCTTCCGCACCAGCCTGCGGCCCTTCACGCACAACGGCGTCCTCGGACACAACCTCATCGCGGACTTGCCGGGAGGCGACCCGGACCACGTCGTGCTCGTCGGCGCCCACCTCGACAGCGTCGAGGCCGGGCCCGGTATGAACGACAACGGCTCGGGCTCGGCCGCCGTGCTCGCCACCGCCGTCGCGATGTCGCGGGCGGGTGTCGCGCCGAAGCGGCATCTGCGGTTCGCGTGGTGGGGAGCGGAGGAGCAGGGCCTGATCGGCTCCAAGGACTATGTGCACAAGCTCTCCGCCGCCGGACGGAAGAAGATCGACGTCTACCTCAACTTCGACATGACCGGCAGCAAGAACGTGCAGCAGTGGCTCGTCGTCCACGACGACCCCAGGGCCACGGACGCGTTCGAGGCGTACTTCGCGGCCAAGAGCCTGCCCACCTTCGACATCGGCATCGGCGGCTCGGACCACGAGTCGTTCGGCGACGCCGGAATCCCGGTCTCCGGCTTCACCACCGGCGTCGGCAACTGCCTCCACGACGCATGCGACCGCATCGACAACGTGGACCCCGGGACCGAGACCGTTAGCACCAACGCCGTTCTCGGCGTGACCTGGCAGCTCGCCACCCACTGA